A window of the Paenibacillus woosongensis genome harbors these coding sequences:
- the rsmD gene encoding 16S rRNA (guanine(966)-N(2))-methyltransferase RsmD — protein MRVISGSAKGRQLKAVPGMGTRPTTDKVKEALFSMIGPYFEGGTVLDLFAGTGGLGIEALSRGMDRAIFVDLDYKSVETVKANLKAAGLAEQAEVYKNDAERALKTLAKRGASFDLVFLDPPYRLKHGDKLMERMDELNLLEDQAILVLEYESSFEYQDHFGRFRTIRKTDYGETGITIYVYDKDNRAESDLMEKEEQHHHGETT, from the coding sequence ATGAGAGTAATTTCGGGAAGCGCGAAGGGCAGGCAGCTAAAGGCTGTTCCCGGCATGGGCACTAGACCAACCACAGACAAGGTCAAGGAGGCTCTATTCAGCATGATTGGCCCTTATTTCGAGGGCGGCACTGTGCTTGATTTATTCGCCGGCACAGGCGGGCTGGGAATCGAGGCCTTGAGCCGGGGCATGGATAGAGCAATCTTCGTGGATTTGGACTACAAAAGCGTAGAAACGGTAAAAGCAAACTTAAAGGCCGCGGGACTCGCTGAGCAGGCGGAAGTGTACAAGAACGACGCGGAAAGAGCACTTAAGACGCTGGCCAAACGGGGGGCGTCTTTTGATCTTGTGTTCCTCGATCCGCCGTATCGGCTGAAGCATGGGGACAAGCTGATGGAGCGAATGGACGAGCTCAACTTGCTGGAGGATCAGGCGATCCTCGTACTCGAGTACGAATCTTCCTTCGAATATCAGGATCATTTTGGCCGTTTTAGAACGATTCGCAAAACAGATTATGGAGAGACGGGAATTACGATTTACGTCTATGATAAAGATAACAGGGCGGAATCGGATTTGATGGAGAAGGAGGAGCAGCATCACCATGGAGAAACAACATGA
- a CDS encoding dihydroorotate dehydrogenase codes for MGEIGGAGLWTSTGVILVLFILLVIVSRAWI; via the coding sequence ATGGGCGAAATTGGAGGAGCAGGACTGTGGACTTCAACTGGGGTAATACTTGTACTGTTCATTCTGTTGGTTATCGTTTCCCGCGCTTGGATCTAA
- the coaD gene encoding pantetheine-phosphate adenylyltransferase: protein MEKQHELRIAVYPGSFDPVTKGHMDIIQRAARQFDRLIVAVLNNTSKNPLFTVEERKELLLKATQHVPNVEIDSFRDLLVNYMDYKQAHVIVRGIRSVTDFEYELQLASTNHKLNSQVETIFMMTNPKYSYLSSSVVKEIATFQGDVSDLVPPVVEEALKTKFQSKPAKA from the coding sequence ATGGAGAAACAACATGAGCTTCGGATCGCGGTCTACCCTGGCAGCTTCGATCCGGTAACGAAAGGGCATATGGATATTATTCAGCGTGCCGCCCGCCAGTTCGACAGGCTGATCGTGGCCGTACTGAACAATACAAGCAAAAATCCTCTATTTACGGTCGAGGAGAGAAAAGAGCTTCTTCTAAAGGCGACGCAGCATGTGCCTAACGTGGAAATCGACAGCTTCCGGGATCTGCTCGTTAACTATATGGACTACAAGCAAGCCCATGTCATCGTACGCGGCATTAGATCCGTAACGGACTTTGAATATGAGCTGCAGCTGGCCTCGACCAACCACAAGCTGAACAGCCAGGTAGAGACAATTTTTATGATGACCAACCCCAAATATTCCTATTTAAGCTCCAGTGTTGTCAAAGAGATCGCCACCTTCCAAGGAGATGTGTCAGACCTCGTGCCGCCGGTAGTTGAAGAGGCGCTCAAGACTAAGTTTCAGTCCAAGCCTGCTAAAGCATAA